The Pogona vitticeps strain Pit_001003342236 chromosome 3, PviZW2.1, whole genome shotgun sequence genome includes a window with the following:
- the LCA5L gene encoding lebercilin-like protein isoform X2, which produces MASDDYVLHFIVKEDNKCAKCAKNESPVDSVGRLSKDTQSNNSNKVNNCSKCSSQCGSFHLDYSNNFHADDASRRASSSSSYSEQNNCGSSQNYYYDDFHTDSSETSSRNRSSCRTPLEQLETKKGAPPKKKTENDHQAKGGKTLPKKKRQQKTYLSANSIINSQKSNSVACRLLSARLHKVKELKNEVSVLKRKLEASNMENQILKRLQYRHLKAISKYENAETNLPDLLAKQCNEVKTLRAHLRRSREQERNASRKLREVEAQLLKTKDTLQALQKLSEDKNLAERGELKHRLTTLTQRMEASDKRIQGLEKQLLLNNTSFSHQLAAEKKKTLEAQSITTGLQMEIKLLNQKIKEKERELGIRNIYANRMLKGQQEKADSKSPLKDINVSKLVQVDINLEAMTPQHQETNRSAVVITEELTTQDINEKSKLHDGHKEMGIKRKVHQSEKLPVQEISDKTCTELDMLCYRRVGVDSILVDNEHLLHQTERQPTELMRSFGRHLGGW; this is translated from the exons ATGGCTTCAGATGATTATGTCCTCCATTTTATAGTCAAAGAAGATAACAAATGTGCAAAATGTGCAAAAAATGAAAGCCCAGTTGATTCTGTTGGTAGGCTTTCTAAGGATACccaaagcaacaatagtaataaaGTTAATAATTGTAGTAAATGCTCCAGTCAATGTGGAAGTTTTCACCTTGACTATTCCAATAACTTTCATGCTGATGATGCTTCAAGAAgggctagcagcagcagcagctattcAGAACAAAACAACTGTGGAAGCTCTCAGAACTACTATTATGATGACTTTCATACAGACTCTTCTGAAACCTCTAGTAGAAACAGAAGCAGCTGCAGAACTCCTTTAGAGCAGCTAGAAACAAAAAAAGGTGcaccaccaaaaaagaaaacGGAAAATGATCACCAAGCCAAAG GGGGGAAGACATTACCTAAAAAGAAACGGCAACAAAAGACTTATTTGAGTGCAAATAGTATTATAAATTCCCAGAAGAGTAATAGCGTGGCTTGCCGCCTATTGTCAGCCAGACTCCACAAAGTTAAAGAGCTAAAAAATGAAGTGTCCGTTTTGAAGAGAAAACTGGAGGCGTCAAATATGGAAAACCAGATCTTGAAGCGTCTTCAGTATCGGCACTTAAAAGCAATAAGTAAATATGAAAACGCAGAGACCAATCTGCCCGATCTTTTGGCAAAACAATGCAATGAAGTGAAAACTCTAAGGGCACATCTCAGGAGATCACGGGAGCAGGAGCGCAATGCATCCAGAAAGCTTAGAGAAGTTGAAGCACAACTGTTAAAGACAAAAGATACCTTGCAAGCACTGCAGAAACTTTCTGAAGACAAGAATCTTGCAGAAAGAGGGGAACTTAAACACAGATTAACCACTCTCACACAAAGAATGGAAGCTAGTGATAAGAGAATACAG GGCCTAGAAAAACAGCTGCTGTTGAATAATACTTCCTTCAGTCATCAGTTAGCAGCTGAGAAGAAAAAGACACTTGAAGCTCAGTCAATTACCACCGGtttacaaatggaaatcaagTTGCTTAACCAAAAAATTAAG GAGAAAGAACGCGAACTTGGCATAAGGAATATTTATGCAAACCGGATGCTTAAAGGTCAACAGGAGAAAGCTGATTCAAAGTCTCCCCTGAAAG ATATTAATGTCAGCAAATTGGTACAAGTAGATATAAATTTAGAAGCAATGACTCCTCAACATCAAGAGACAAACAGAAGTGCAGTTGTTATAACAGAG GAGCTGACAACCCAAGATATCAATGAAAAAAGCAAACTACATGATGGGCATAAAGAAATgggaataaaaagaaaagttCATCAGAGTGAAAAGTTACCCGTACAAGAAATTTCAGATAAAACATGCACAG AACTAGACATGCTATGTTACAGAAGAGTTGGGGTAGACTCGATATTAGTGGACAATGAGCATCTGCTCCATCAGACAGAGAGACAGCCAACAGAACTGATGAGATCATTTGGAAGACATCTTGGGGGTTGGTGA
- the LCA5L gene encoding lebercilin-like protein isoform X1, which produces MASDDYVLHFIVKEDNKCAKCAKNESPVDSVGRLSKDTQSNNSNKVNNCSKCSSQCGSFHLDYSNNFHADDASRRASSSSSYSEQNNCGSSQNYYYDDFHTDSSETSSRNRSSCRTPLEQLETKKGAPPKKKTENDHQAKGGKTLPKKKRQQKTYLSANSIINSQKSNSVACRLLSARLHKVKELKNEVSVLKRKLEASNMENQILKRLQYRHLKAISKYENAETNLPDLLAKQCNEVKTLRAHLRRSREQERNASRKLREVEAQLLKTKDTLQALQKLSEDKNLAERGELKHRLTTLTQRMEASDKRIQGLEKQLLLNNTSFSHQLAAEKKKTLEAQSITTGLQMEIKLLNQKIKEKERELGIRNIYANRMLKGQQEKADSKSPLKDINVSKLVQVDINLEAMTPQHQETNRSAVVITEELTTQDINEKSKLHDGHKEMGIKRKVHQSEKLPVQEISDKTCTELIREEICPSTEKYFRCENLERQKNRRERQGLDLLKEEFDKLRAEQSLQTINDIEKKENKLEEAIIKTQENKEGKGSAEAREEVCDKLPKAIQRHRTPSKLKKQYVFTEAIENLHQGFPSTRRLSTLTTTCKSREVNTHQSGTAEFKAGDSDSAYEPSFCKITKARHKDTTSTCDENSIPTVSVEKKNTLMEELFGPNCLLKDNNPNLNLKEVGKEKDILQNEKTYDEISFMNDSLQCGDSKQVHMKAFHAVAFLENLK; this is translated from the exons ATGGCTTCAGATGATTATGTCCTCCATTTTATAGTCAAAGAAGATAACAAATGTGCAAAATGTGCAAAAAATGAAAGCCCAGTTGATTCTGTTGGTAGGCTTTCTAAGGATACccaaagcaacaatagtaataaaGTTAATAATTGTAGTAAATGCTCCAGTCAATGTGGAAGTTTTCACCTTGACTATTCCAATAACTTTCATGCTGATGATGCTTCAAGAAgggctagcagcagcagcagctattcAGAACAAAACAACTGTGGAAGCTCTCAGAACTACTATTATGATGACTTTCATACAGACTCTTCTGAAACCTCTAGTAGAAACAGAAGCAGCTGCAGAACTCCTTTAGAGCAGCTAGAAACAAAAAAAGGTGcaccaccaaaaaagaaaacGGAAAATGATCACCAAGCCAAAG GGGGGAAGACATTACCTAAAAAGAAACGGCAACAAAAGACTTATTTGAGTGCAAATAGTATTATAAATTCCCAGAAGAGTAATAGCGTGGCTTGCCGCCTATTGTCAGCCAGACTCCACAAAGTTAAAGAGCTAAAAAATGAAGTGTCCGTTTTGAAGAGAAAACTGGAGGCGTCAAATATGGAAAACCAGATCTTGAAGCGTCTTCAGTATCGGCACTTAAAAGCAATAAGTAAATATGAAAACGCAGAGACCAATCTGCCCGATCTTTTGGCAAAACAATGCAATGAAGTGAAAACTCTAAGGGCACATCTCAGGAGATCACGGGAGCAGGAGCGCAATGCATCCAGAAAGCTTAGAGAAGTTGAAGCACAACTGTTAAAGACAAAAGATACCTTGCAAGCACTGCAGAAACTTTCTGAAGACAAGAATCTTGCAGAAAGAGGGGAACTTAAACACAGATTAACCACTCTCACACAAAGAATGGAAGCTAGTGATAAGAGAATACAG GGCCTAGAAAAACAGCTGCTGTTGAATAATACTTCCTTCAGTCATCAGTTAGCAGCTGAGAAGAAAAAGACACTTGAAGCTCAGTCAATTACCACCGGtttacaaatggaaatcaagTTGCTTAACCAAAAAATTAAG GAGAAAGAACGCGAACTTGGCATAAGGAATATTTATGCAAACCGGATGCTTAAAGGTCAACAGGAGAAAGCTGATTCAAAGTCTCCCCTGAAAG ATATTAATGTCAGCAAATTGGTACAAGTAGATATAAATTTAGAAGCAATGACTCCTCAACATCAAGAGACAAACAGAAGTGCAGTTGTTATAACAGAG GAGCTGACAACCCAAGATATCAATGAAAAAAGCAAACTACATGATGGGCATAAAGAAATgggaataaaaagaaaagttCATCAGAGTGAAAAGTTACCCGTACAAGAAATTTCAGATAAAACATGCACAG AGTTAATAAGAGAAGAGATCTGTCCAAgcacagaaaaatatttcagatgtGAAAACCTAGAAAGACAGAAGAACAGGAGAGAAAGACAAGGGCTAGACTTATTGAAAGAAGAGTTTGATAAATTAAGGGCAGAACAATCACTACAGACTATAAATGATATTGAGAAGAAAGAGAATAAACTGGAAGAAGCTATAATCAAAAcccaagaaaacaaagaaggcaAAGGAAGTGCAGAGGCAAGGGAAGAGGTCTGTGATAAACTGCCAAAAGCAATACAAAGACATAGAACGCCATCAAAATTAAAGAAACAGTATGTGTTTACAGAAGCTATTGAAAATTTACACCAGGGTTTCCCTTCCACACGTCGGCTATCCACCTTAACTACTACATGTAAAAGCAGAGAGGTGAATACACATCAGAGTGGTACAGCTGAATTTAAGGCAGGAGATTCAGACAGTGCCTATGAGCCTTCATTTTGTAAGATTACCAAAGCAAGACACAAAGACACCACTTCAACATGTGATGAAAACAGTATTCCTACGGTATCAGTGGAGAAGAAAAACACTCTTATGGAAGAACTCTTTGGACCAAATTGTCTCTTAAAAGACAATAATCCAAACCTTAATTTAAAGGAGGTGGGTAAAGAAAAAGACATATTACAGAATGAAAAAACATATGATGAGATTTCATTCATGAATGATAGTTTGCAATGTGGTGATTCCAAACAAGTCCACATGAAGGCTTTTCATGCTGTTGCCTTCTTGGAGAATCTCAAATAA
- the LCA5L gene encoding lebercilin-like protein isoform X3, translating into MASDDYVLHFIVKEDNKCAKCAKNESPVDSVGRLSKDTQSNNSNKVNNCSKCSSQCGSFHLDYSNNFHADDASRRASSSSSYSEQNNCGSSQNYYYDDFHTDSSETSSRNRSSCRTPLEQLETKKGAPPKKKTENDHQAKGGKTLPKKKRQQKTYLSANSIINSQKSNSVACRLLSARLHKVKELKNEVSVLKRKLEASNMENQILKRLQYRHLKAISKYENAETNLPDLLAKQCNEVKTLRAHLRRSREQERNASRKLREVEAQLLKTKDTLQALQKLSEDKNLAERGELKHRLTTLTQRMEASDKRIQGLEKQLLLNNTSFSHQLAAEKKKTLEAQSITTGLQMEIKLLNQKIKEKERELGIRNIYANRMLKGQQEKADSKSPLKDINVSKLVQVDINLEAMTPQHQETNRSAVVITEELTTQDINEKSKLHDGHKEMGIKRKVHQSEKLPVQEISDKTCTEQCKVLQVSTNRCEDM; encoded by the exons ATGGCTTCAGATGATTATGTCCTCCATTTTATAGTCAAAGAAGATAACAAATGTGCAAAATGTGCAAAAAATGAAAGCCCAGTTGATTCTGTTGGTAGGCTTTCTAAGGATACccaaagcaacaatagtaataaaGTTAATAATTGTAGTAAATGCTCCAGTCAATGTGGAAGTTTTCACCTTGACTATTCCAATAACTTTCATGCTGATGATGCTTCAAGAAgggctagcagcagcagcagctattcAGAACAAAACAACTGTGGAAGCTCTCAGAACTACTATTATGATGACTTTCATACAGACTCTTCTGAAACCTCTAGTAGAAACAGAAGCAGCTGCAGAACTCCTTTAGAGCAGCTAGAAACAAAAAAAGGTGcaccaccaaaaaagaaaacGGAAAATGATCACCAAGCCAAAG GGGGGAAGACATTACCTAAAAAGAAACGGCAACAAAAGACTTATTTGAGTGCAAATAGTATTATAAATTCCCAGAAGAGTAATAGCGTGGCTTGCCGCCTATTGTCAGCCAGACTCCACAAAGTTAAAGAGCTAAAAAATGAAGTGTCCGTTTTGAAGAGAAAACTGGAGGCGTCAAATATGGAAAACCAGATCTTGAAGCGTCTTCAGTATCGGCACTTAAAAGCAATAAGTAAATATGAAAACGCAGAGACCAATCTGCCCGATCTTTTGGCAAAACAATGCAATGAAGTGAAAACTCTAAGGGCACATCTCAGGAGATCACGGGAGCAGGAGCGCAATGCATCCAGAAAGCTTAGAGAAGTTGAAGCACAACTGTTAAAGACAAAAGATACCTTGCAAGCACTGCAGAAACTTTCTGAAGACAAGAATCTTGCAGAAAGAGGGGAACTTAAACACAGATTAACCACTCTCACACAAAGAATGGAAGCTAGTGATAAGAGAATACAG GGCCTAGAAAAACAGCTGCTGTTGAATAATACTTCCTTCAGTCATCAGTTAGCAGCTGAGAAGAAAAAGACACTTGAAGCTCAGTCAATTACCACCGGtttacaaatggaaatcaagTTGCTTAACCAAAAAATTAAG GAGAAAGAACGCGAACTTGGCATAAGGAATATTTATGCAAACCGGATGCTTAAAGGTCAACAGGAGAAAGCTGATTCAAAGTCTCCCCTGAAAG ATATTAATGTCAGCAAATTGGTACAAGTAGATATAAATTTAGAAGCAATGACTCCTCAACATCAAGAGACAAACAGAAGTGCAGTTGTTATAACAGAG GAGCTGACAACCCAAGATATCAATGAAAAAAGCAAACTACATGATGGGCATAAAGAAATgggaataaaaagaaaagttCATCAGAGTGAAAAGTTACCCGTACAAGAAATTTCAGATAAAACATGCACAG AACAATGCAAAGTACTGCAAGTTAGTACAAACAGATGTGAAGATATGTAA